In Candidatus Margulisiibacteriota bacterium, a single window of DNA contains:
- the rsgA gene encoding ribosome small subunit-dependent GTPase A: MSVLGYGKILKIYNSLYEVFDPKSLNTQTCHKQKKIEHLVVGDDVIFDSNGGKGNIVEVKPRKNMLTHPCIANVDVVFYISALKNPEYKLYQIDLFLAYLFSLNIKAKLVFTKKDLVHQDGFKDLGFYASLGFEPLFLNSLDLKPEEKKQIHEEIKNKVIVFAGGSGVGKSTLLKNLSMNINVKTDEISRKTLKGKQTTKQVSLYCLDSHKTFIADTPGFSFFDESLFKQIDLTRGFPEFQTLAAQCRFSNCSHQEEPDCSIKQAAEKKLIKKSRYDSYRMLYSQLEKIKKRCDY, translated from the coding sequence ATGAGCGTTTTAGGTTACGGTAAAATATTAAAAATATATAACAGCCTGTACGAGGTTTTTGACCCAAAATCCTTGAATACCCAAACATGCCATAAACAAAAAAAAATAGAACATCTTGTTGTCGGAGATGATGTTATATTTGATAGCAATGGTGGTAAGGGCAATATTGTAGAAGTAAAACCCAGGAAGAATATGCTCACACATCCCTGTATTGCTAATGTTGATGTGGTTTTTTATATTTCTGCTCTGAAAAATCCGGAATATAAACTTTATCAAATTGATTTATTTTTAGCCTACCTTTTTTCCTTAAATATCAAAGCAAAACTGGTTTTTACCAAGAAAGATCTGGTGCATCAAGATGGGTTTAAAGATTTGGGGTTCTATGCTTCATTAGGTTTTGAGCCTTTATTTCTAAATTCGCTGGACTTAAAACCGGAGGAAAAAAAGCAAATTCATGAGGAGATAAAAAATAAAGTCATTGTCTTTGCCGGAGGCTCCGGAGTTGGGAAATCCACCTTATTAAAAAATCTGTCTATGAATATAAATGTAAAAACGGATGAAATATCCAGAAAGACCTTAAAAGGAAAACAGACGACCAAACAGGTAAGTCTTTATTGTCTGGATTCACATAAAACATTTATAGCTGATACGCCCGGTTTTTCTTTTTTCGATGAAAGCCTGTTTAAACAAATTGACCTAACCAGAGGTTTCCCTGAATTTCAGACCCTTGCTGCTCAATGTCGTTTCAGCAACTGTTCTCATCAGGAGGAACCGGACTGCTCAATAAAGCAGGCTGCAGAAAAAAAATTAATAAAAAAATCGCGCTATGACTCTTACCGGATGCTATATAGCCAGCTTGAAAAGATAAAGAAAAGATGCGATTATTAA
- a CDS encoding PASTA domain-containing protein, translating into MEKADAPREDRKKEKENKPRKKINKIVLIVILIAIIGVGFAFIYSQAVNYLTAIPETKVPNIVGLDEEDALAVLKEYKLNGYVLAKRYSEEVSNNQVIECRPEVGSHVKAGRKVGFIVSMGKEGMVLPDLKGLSLEQAESLLQDKLIKIEKTDAIYSFDYKEGVIASQDPQEGQYATRDSTVKVYISKGYPVSINIEQIEPGLDRLMVKIDLVVSQSLNKEKTNIKIISIKSDNSQILYNENVMPGKELYFEIEEELGATIEVYFNNELAKTRKVIL; encoded by the coding sequence ATGGAAAAAGCAGATGCCCCACGCGAAGATCGGAAAAAGGAAAAGGAAAACAAGCCCAGGAAAAAGATAAATAAGATAGTCTTGATAGTAATTCTGATTGCAATCATCGGTGTTGGTTTTGCTTTTATATACTCTCAGGCAGTTAATTATTTAACCGCTATTCCCGAAACCAAAGTTCCCAATATAGTCGGCCTGGATGAAGAGGACGCGTTGGCAGTACTTAAGGAATATAAACTAAATGGTTATGTTTTGGCTAAAAGATATTCGGAAGAGGTCTCCAACAATCAGGTAATTGAATGCAGGCCGGAAGTAGGCAGCCATGTAAAAGCCGGCCGTAAAGTAGGTTTTATCGTGAGCATGGGTAAGGAAGGCATGGTGCTTCCTGACCTTAAAGGCCTGTCCTTAGAACAGGCGGAAAGCCTCTTGCAGGATAAACTTATAAAAATAGAAAAAACAGATGCCATCTATTCATTTGATTATAAAGAGGGTGTTATAGCCTCGCAAGACCCGCAGGAAGGACAGTACGCCACCAGAGATTCTACGGTTAAAGTATACATTTCCAAAGGGTATCCGGTTAGTATCAATATAGAACAAATAGAGCCCGGCCTGGACAGGCTCATGGTTAAAATTGATCTGGTAGTGAGCCAGAGTTTGAATAAAGAAAAAACCAATATTAAAATTATTTCCATAAAAAGCGATAATTCTCAAATACTTTATAATGAAAACGTAATGCCCGGGAAAGAATTATATTTTGAAATAGAGGAAGAACTAGGAGCAACGATAGAGGTTTATTTCAATAATGAACTGGCAAAAACAAGAAAAGTCATTTTGTAG
- the lysS gene encoding lysine--tRNA ligase translates to MTKQETPNLPPFDEFATRRLKRQALLDKGINPYVHSYEKKQDIGKILGSATGLEPEKLSQLKVSTAGRIIAKRGHGKASFGNICDESGKIQIYFKQDVLGDEKYALSQNLDVGDIVGVSGELFITHTGELTIKIQDFVLLSKALNPLPEKYHGLHDKELRYRKRYLDLIANPDVKDIFSKRSKIMAFIRKFLTDLNFIEVETPVLHTLAGGASAKPFITYHNALDMNLYLRIALELHLKRLIVGGFEKVFEIGRVFRNEGISFKHNPEYTLLELYQAYADYNDMMSLMENLLSALAKEITGEYKIKYGDNELDFTPPFPRFTMQDIVKKHSGIDIIKTDFKGLTKLIKEKHIEIPDNYTSKGQLINLLYDKLVEPKLIQPTFVIDYPAETSPLAKRHRKDDSLVERFELIVNSLEIANAFSELNDPIDQRQRFEDQLKQREAGDEEAHMMDNDFVESLEYGMPPTGGLGIGIDRVVMLLTNSPSIRDVIFFPHLKHKPLPNE, encoded by the coding sequence ATGACTAAACAGGAAACACCAAATTTACCACCCTTTGATGAATTTGCTACAAGGCGTCTGAAAAGACAAGCCCTGCTTGATAAGGGCATAAACCCTTATGTACACAGCTATGAAAAAAAACAAGACATTGGCAAAATTCTCGGATCTGCGACCGGGCTGGAACCCGAAAAACTCAGCCAACTGAAGGTATCAACCGCTGGCAGAATTATTGCTAAAAGGGGGCATGGAAAAGCGTCTTTCGGTAACATCTGTGATGAATCCGGTAAAATTCAGATTTATTTTAAACAGGACGTTTTGGGTGATGAAAAATATGCCTTGTCTCAAAATCTGGATGTTGGTGATATTGTCGGTGTTTCAGGGGAATTATTCATCACTCATACTGGTGAGTTGACCATAAAAATTCAGGATTTTGTCTTGTTATCCAAGGCGCTTAATCCTCTGCCTGAAAAATATCATGGACTACATGATAAAGAACTGCGTTATCGCAAACGTTACTTGGATCTTATTGCTAATCCGGATGTTAAAGATATTTTTAGTAAACGCAGTAAAATTATGGCTTTCATACGAAAATTTTTGACCGACTTGAATTTTATCGAAGTGGAAACTCCGGTTTTACATACGCTTGCCGGTGGTGCCAGCGCTAAACCTTTCATCACTTATCATAACGCTCTGGATATGAACCTGTATCTAAGAATAGCGTTGGAACTGCATTTAAAGCGATTAATTGTAGGTGGATTTGAAAAGGTTTTTGAAATCGGCCGCGTTTTTAGAAATGAAGGCATCTCCTTTAAACATAACCCGGAATACACTCTGCTTGAACTATATCAGGCTTATGCCGACTATAACGACATGATGAGCCTTATGGAAAACCTCCTTTCGGCCCTGGCTAAAGAGATTACAGGAGAGTACAAAATAAAGTATGGAGATAATGAGCTGGACTTTACTCCTCCTTTCCCTCGTTTTACCATGCAGGATATAGTTAAAAAACATTCCGGTATTGATATTATCAAGACCGACTTCAAGGGTTTAACAAAATTAATTAAGGAAAAACATATCGAAATTCCTGACAACTATACCTCCAAGGGGCAGCTTATTAATCTGTTATATGACAAATTGGTTGAACCAAAGCTTATACAGCCGACTTTTGTAATTGACTATCCTGCTGAAACTTCCCCTTTAGCGAAACGTCATCGCAAAGATGATTCTCTTGTGGAAAGATTTGAACTCATAGTAAACTCACTGGAAATTGCCAACGCATTTTCTGAGCTGAATGACCCTATAGACCAAAGACAGCGCTTTGAAGACCAGCTCAAACAAAGGGAGGCAGGAGATGAAGAAGCGCATATGATGGATAATGACTTTGTGGAATCACTGGAGTATGGTATGCCGCCCACCGGTGGCTTGGGTATTGGGATTGACCGCGTTGTAATGCTGCTCACCAATTCTCCTTCTATTCGTGATGTTATTTTCTTCCCACACTTAAAACATAAACCTCTACCGAATGAATAA
- a CDS encoding NAD(P)/FAD-dependent oxidoreductase produces the protein MNNDCFDIAIIGGGPAGYEAALAAGKYGLKSLLVEGKSIGGTCLNVGCIPTKTYLHKAKTYDLIRKNINTSPELSEFSSLKNIKNSAQRVIKRMQLGMETSLKANNVVYVKENVVGFDAATLITDQKNKFWFKNLIIATGTRPFIPEPLMNNNFYTNENIFELEELPASISIIGGGAIGVEFAFFFSLLNVPVTLYETAPSILAYFDNDLIEEVRKLLKRQKVKILENTTPDMASLKKGIVLVATGRKAWFPETRLNLKLTTRGYIKTNANFQTDTQNIFAIGDVNGLSLLAHSAADQGHQVLNYIAKKTVPKNKVIPGVIYTSPSITTIGLREKDITQKNLYKIIKINFGLSGKSQAEDQTNGWVKVITQKNILKGCQIFGHNSEDLIPLCSLAVEKEVPLEQFAELIYPHPSYCEVLRDAFQKALEI, from the coding sequence ATGAATAACGACTGCTTTGATATTGCCATAATCGGAGGCGGGCCTGCCGGTTATGAGGCTGCGCTTGCTGCGGGAAAATACGGTCTTAAATCTTTGCTTGTTGAGGGCAAAAGCATAGGTGGTACCTGTTTAAATGTAGGTTGCATCCCAACCAAGACCTATCTTCATAAAGCCAAAACTTATGATTTGATTAGAAAAAACATCAATACTTCGCCTGAACTCAGCGAATTCTCGTCCTTAAAAAATATTAAAAATTCCGCTCAACGTGTTATCAAAAGAATGCAGTTGGGAATGGAAACTAGCCTAAAGGCTAATAATGTTGTTTATGTTAAAGAAAATGTCGTCGGGTTTGATGCTGCAACATTGATCACGGATCAAAAAAACAAATTTTGGTTTAAAAATCTGATTATCGCTACTGGTACTAGACCCTTTATTCCTGAACCTTTGATGAATAATAATTTCTATACCAATGAGAATATCTTTGAGCTTGAGGAGCTCCCCGCTTCCATATCAATAATTGGTGGCGGTGCTATCGGTGTAGAGTTTGCCTTTTTCTTTTCCTTATTAAATGTTCCTGTAACTTTATATGAAACCGCGCCTTCCATTCTGGCCTATTTTGATAATGATCTGATTGAAGAAGTACGCAAGTTGCTTAAACGGCAGAAGGTAAAAATATTGGAAAATACAACACCGGATATGGCTTCTTTAAAAAAAGGCATCGTTCTTGTCGCTACAGGAAGAAAGGCCTGGTTTCCTGAAACTCGACTTAATTTAAAGCTAACTACAAGGGGTTACATCAAAACAAACGCCAATTTTCAAACCGACACACAAAATATCTTCGCTATCGGCGATGTAAACGGTCTTTCTCTTCTGGCCCATAGTGCAGCTGACCAGGGCCACCAAGTGCTGAACTATATTGCTAAAAAAACTGTTCCGAAAAATAAAGTTATTCCCGGTGTAATTTATACGTCGCCATCTATAACAACCATAGGACTGAGAGAAAAAGATATCACGCAAAAAAATCTTTATAAAATTATCAAAATTAACTTTGGTTTGTCTGGAAAATCCCAGGCAGAGGATCAAACAAACGGCTGGGTCAAAGTAATAACACAAAAAAATATTCTGAAAGGCTGTCAAATTTTTGGTCATAATAGCGAAGACTTAATACCATTATGCAGCCTTGCGGTTGAAAAAGAAGTTCCTCTGGAGCAGTTTGCGGAACTGATTTATCCTCATCCTTCTTATTGTGAAGTATTGCGAGACGCGTTCCAAAAAGCGTTAGAAATTTGA
- a CDS encoding lipoyl synthase: MQKLPYPINTVCEEAKCPNRGECFSKKTVTFLLLGKTCTRNCLFCGIDKGTPDTLQENEPDKILAAIKHFALRYVVLTSVTRDDLKDGGSGEFVNVMQKINDYNPDIKIEVLVPDFQGNWEAINKVCELKPFVFNHNLELVPNIFKTYRPLGNFDLSLDILKYVKKNYQHLHVKTGIMVGLGETKEEVVQLIKLLGSLGIDILTIGQYLQPSKKCAEVKRFVLPEEFLEYEKSGESWGIKVIAGPLVRSSYMAEAVLYDKITNKHE, from the coding sequence ATGCAAAAGTTGCCATATCCTATAAATACAGTTTGTGAGGAAGCCAAATGCCCCAATCGCGGGGAATGTTTTTCCAAAAAAACCGTAACTTTTCTTCTCCTGGGCAAAACCTGCACCCGTAATTGTTTGTTTTGCGGCATAGATAAGGGCACTCCTGATACTCTGCAGGAAAACGAACCAGACAAAATACTGGCCGCAATAAAACATTTTGCGCTTAGATATGTAGTATTAACTTCTGTTACTCGTGATGATCTAAAAGACGGCGGCTCAGGTGAATTTGTAAATGTCATGCAAAAAATCAACGACTATAATCCGGACATAAAAATTGAGGTGCTTGTACCTGATTTCCAGGGAAATTGGGAGGCAATAAATAAGGTCTGCGAATTAAAACCTTTTGTATTTAATCATAACCTGGAACTTGTTCCGAATATTTTCAAAACCTACAGGCCACTGGGAAATTTTGATCTTTCTCTGGATATTTTAAAATACGTAAAAAAAAATTACCAGCATCTGCATGTTAAGACCGGGATCATGGTTGGGTTAGGTGAAACCAAAGAAGAGGTCGTACAATTAATAAAGTTATTAGGTTCTTTGGGAATCGATATTCTAACAATTGGGCAATATCTGCAGCCATCAAAAAAATGCGCTGAGGTAAAGCGTTTTGTGCTGCCTGAAGAATTCCTGGAATACGAAAAAAGCGGGGAAAGTTGGGGCATTAAGGTAATTGCAGGGCCGCTGGTTAGAAGTTCGTATATGGCAGAAGCAGTCTTATATGATAAAATAACTAATAAGCATGAGTAA
- the ruvB gene encoding Holliday junction branch migration DNA helicase RuvB — MSKHPVLDSNSEDPVLETSLRPKSFKQYIGQEKVKQNLEILIKAAKERSETLDHILFYGAPGLGKTTLANIIAYEMNVNIKTTSGPAIERPGDLAAILTNLQENDILFIDEIHRLSRGVEEVLYPSMEDYKLDIIIGKGPSARSIRLDIPRFTLIGATTRAGMLSSPLRDRFGFVAKLNFYTHDELLEILMHSAATLNLNLDKKAGLELAKRSRGTPRITLRLLKRVRDWAQVKKLAHIGFDIVHETLAALGIDNLGLDETDRKLLSTIIITFNGGPVGLDTLSASIAEDPNTIEDVFEPFLLQLGLIERTPRGRTATIHAYKHLNIKPPANYKKVIQPMLFNNNIDSEIVQENI; from the coding sequence ATGAGTAAACATCCTGTTTTAGATAGTAACAGTGAAGATCCTGTTTTGGAAACATCTTTACGCCCCAAATCCTTCAAACAATACATCGGTCAGGAAAAAGTAAAACAGAATTTGGAGATCCTGATTAAAGCCGCCAAAGAACGTTCGGAAACACTTGATCATATTTTATTCTATGGCGCTCCGGGACTGGGAAAAACAACCCTGGCCAATATTATCGCCTACGAAATGAATGTTAATATAAAGACAACTTCCGGGCCGGCCATTGAACGTCCGGGGGATCTAGCTGCCATCCTCACCAATCTGCAGGAAAATGATATTCTGTTTATCGATGAAATCCACAGATTAAGCAGAGGTGTGGAAGAAGTTTTATATCCTTCCATGGAAGATTATAAGCTGGATATAATTATAGGAAAGGGCCCCTCGGCGCGCTCCATTCGTCTGGACATACCCAGGTTTACACTGATCGGCGCAACTACAAGGGCAGGCATGCTCTCTTCACCATTACGTGATCGTTTCGGCTTTGTAGCAAAACTGAATTTTTATACACATGACGAACTTTTGGAAATCTTGATGCACTCCGCGGCCACGCTCAATCTTAATCTGGATAAAAAAGCCGGTTTGGAGCTAGCTAAAAGAAGCCGTGGCACACCCCGGATAACTCTTCGATTGCTGAAACGGGTCCGTGATTGGGCTCAGGTTAAAAAACTTGCTCATATCGGTTTTGATATTGTGCATGAAACACTTGCCGCTTTGGGCATAGATAATCTGGGTCTTGATGAAACCGATCGCAAACTGTTATCAACAATTATTATAACTTTTAATGGCGGTCCGGTTGGGCTGGATACTCTTTCAGCTTCCATTGCCGAAGACCCCAATACTATTGAAGACGTTTTTGAACCATTCCTTTTACAATTAGGGTTGATTGAAAGAACCCCCCGCGGCCGAACAGCAACAATTCATGCGTATAAACACTTAAACATCAAGCCGCCAGCAAACTATAAAAAAGTTATACAACCTATGCTCTTTAATAATAATATAGATTCGGAAATTGTTCAGGAAAATATCTGA
- the hisB gene encoding imidazoleglycerol-phosphate dehydratase HisB: MMRQAREERKTKETSIKITWKLDGTGKHQIKTSIPFMDHMLELFSRHGYFDLKVDAYGDTDIDAHHTVEDLGIVLGSVFKNALGDKKSINRYGFQVLPMDESLALISLDISNRPYLDFNVKFKSSLQNFDKALVKEFFSAFVNHAGITLHIRMLSGDNTHHMIEAIFKAFAKALRSAIEVNTREKGIPSTKGVI, translated from the coding sequence ATAATGCGACAGGCAAGAGAGGAACGCAAGACCAAAGAAACCAGCATCAAAATAACCTGGAAACTTGATGGAACCGGAAAACATCAAATAAAGACCTCCATTCCCTTTATGGACCACATGCTGGAGCTTTTTTCCAGACACGGATATTTTGATCTGAAAGTTGATGCTTACGGGGACACAGATATCGATGCGCATCATACAGTTGAGGACCTGGGAATTGTTCTGGGTTCTGTATTTAAAAACGCGCTGGGTGATAAAAAAAGTATAAATCGTTATGGCTTTCAGGTTCTACCAATGGATGAATCACTGGCGCTAATCAGCCTCGATATCAGCAACAGGCCATATTTGGACTTTAATGTTAAGTTTAAAAGTTCCCTGCAAAATTTTGATAAAGCTCTGGTTAAAGAATTTTTTTCCGCATTTGTTAATCATGCGGGAATAACGCTACACATCAGAATGTTAAGCGGAGACAATACTCATCATATGATAGAGGCCATTTTTAAAGCTTTCGCCAAAGCCCTAAGATCAGCAATTGAAGTAAACACCAGAGAAAAAGGAATTCCATCAACCAAGGGTGTGATTTAG
- the pyrR gene encoding bifunctional pyr operon transcriptional regulator/uracil phosphoribosyltransferase PyrR encodes MKKINNNIDTLVKKIADEIIQSKTDLSFILLVGILTRGYPIAQRIADLIKKEKKVNVPVGKLDITLYRDDLEIKKNMHNLKETLIPVNIENKTVILVDDVLYHGRTVRAAIEHLLDYGRPKRIQLAVLIDRGHRELPVCADYIGLTIQTEIGDTVQVKLVETDGTDKIEKNE; translated from the coding sequence ATGAAAAAAATTAATAACAACATTGATACATTAGTAAAAAAAATCGCTGATGAAATAATACAAAGTAAAACCGATTTAAGCTTCATCCTGCTTGTTGGTATCTTAACCAGGGGTTATCCGATAGCACAACGTATCGCAGACCTCATCAAAAAAGAAAAAAAAGTCAATGTTCCCGTGGGCAAGCTGGATATAACGCTTTATCGGGATGACCTGGAAATCAAAAAAAATATGCATAATCTCAAAGAAACACTTATTCCTGTGAATATAGAAAACAAAACCGTAATTCTGGTTGATGATGTTCTGTATCATGGCCGAACAGTCCGGGCAGCGATTGAGCACCTGCTGGATTACGGCAGACCCAAGAGGATACAGCTGGCCGTGCTTATTGACAGGGGCCATAGGGAACTGCCGGTATGCGCGGATTATATAGGACTCACAATACAAACAGAAATTGGTGATACCGTTCAGGTTAAATTAGTGGAAACCGATGGAACAGACAAGATTGAAAAAAATGAGTAA
- the ftsH gene encoding ATP-dependent zinc metalloprotease FtsH, which translates to MSKKPKKDKEQKKDEKSPLELQKTFNFRNFFLILIIFLFILSLFSPMKGKGKTYNEMLFSDLITAIDSKQVTRITINNVDSSATGQLADGSYFHSNIMSYPGLIEKLQAANVKVGIKHEDNSALINILIQIVPFLLIIGIWFFIFRQAQGVNNQALSFGKSRARPWKKDDHKRYTFKDIGGISEAVTELEEIVEFLKHPDKFIKIGAKIPRGVLLMGPPGTGKTLLAKAIAGEADVAFFSLSASEFVEMFVGVGASRVRDLFQQAKKNQPSIVFIDEIDAVGRHRGAGLGGGHDEREQTLNQLLVELDGFDEKSSVIVIAATNRPDILDKALLRPGRFDRQIVIDKPDINGRLEILNIHRGNKKISKDVDMAVVAKRTAGFSGADLANLVNEAALLSARRNKKIIGLDELEEAIDRTIAGPEKKSKVMSEKEKEIVAFHELGHAIVAKTLKDTDPVHKISILPRGLALGYTLQLPERDKYLISKYELFNEITILMGGRSAEETFFGEITTGATNDIKRATQIAHQIVCEYGMSPLGNRTYGKNQENVFLGRDLNDHTKDYSEETAEKIDEEISKIIDGCFLEAIKIIKDNKTKLKQIEKILLEKEVLEGAEFEKLLANS; encoded by the coding sequence ATGAGTAAAAAACCTAAAAAAGATAAAGAACAAAAAAAAGACGAAAAAAGCCCATTAGAGCTGCAAAAAACTTTTAATTTCAGAAACTTTTTTTTGATATTGATTATTTTTCTCTTCATTCTTTCCTTGTTTTCACCAATGAAGGGTAAGGGAAAAACATATAACGAAATGTTGTTTTCCGATCTGATTACCGCAATTGATTCCAAACAGGTAACCAGGATCACAATAAACAATGTTGATTCTTCAGCCACCGGACAGCTTGCCGACGGCTCTTACTTTCATTCCAATATTATGAGTTACCCCGGACTTATTGAAAAACTTCAGGCGGCAAATGTTAAAGTCGGTATTAAGCATGAAGATAACAGTGCCTTGATAAATATTTTAATTCAAATTGTACCTTTCCTTCTTATTATAGGAATTTGGTTCTTCATTTTCAGGCAGGCACAGGGCGTGAACAATCAGGCTCTTTCCTTTGGCAAAAGCAGAGCCCGGCCCTGGAAAAAAGACGATCATAAAAGATATACCTTCAAGGATATCGGTGGCATAAGCGAGGCTGTTACTGAACTGGAAGAAATTGTTGAATTTTTAAAGCATCCTGACAAGTTTATCAAAATCGGAGCGAAGATTCCCAGAGGAGTATTGCTTATGGGCCCACCGGGAACAGGAAAAACCTTGCTGGCCAAAGCAATAGCCGGCGAAGCGGATGTAGCGTTCTTTAGTTTAAGTGCTTCAGAATTCGTGGAAATGTTTGTAGGTGTTGGCGCCAGCCGTGTTAGAGACTTGTTTCAACAAGCTAAAAAAAATCAGCCCTCTATAGTTTTTATTGATGAAATAGATGCTGTGGGGCGTCATAGAGGCGCAGGCCTAGGCGGAGGTCATGATGAAAGGGAACAAACCCTTAACCAGTTGCTGGTTGAGCTGGATGGTTTTGATGAGAAGTCTTCTGTTATTGTTATAGCGGCAACAAACAGGCCCGATATTCTGGATAAGGCTTTGCTCAGACCTGGTCGTTTTGATCGTCAGATTGTTATTGATAAGCCTGATATCAACGGTCGTCTGGAAATCCTGAATATCCACCGCGGTAATAAAAAAATTTCCAAAGATGTAGATATGGCTGTTGTTGCTAAAAGAACTGCAGGCTTTTCAGGAGCCGATCTGGCCAATCTGGTCAATGAAGCTGCACTACTTTCTGCACGTCGCAATAAAAAAATTATCGGGCTGGACGAATTGGAAGAAGCCATAGACAGAACTATTGCCGGGCCGGAAAAAAAGAGCAAGGTTATGTCAGAGAAGGAAAAAGAAATTGTAGCATTTCATGAATTAGGCCATGCGATTGTAGCCAAGACCCTGAAAGATACTGATCCGGTACATAAAATCTCAATTCTTCCCAGAGGGCTTGCGTTGGGCTACACTCTGCAATTGCCGGAAAGAGATAAATATCTGATTTCCAAGTATGAACTGTTCAATGAAATTACTATTCTTATGGGTGGCCGTAGCGCTGAAGAAACGTTTTTTGGAGAAATAACCACCGGAGCAACGAATGATATAAAAAGAGCCACACAAATTGCGCATCAAATTGTTTGTGAATATGGCATGAGCCCACTTGGTAACAGGACCTATGGTAAGAACCAGGAAAATGTTTTTCTTGGGCGTGATTTAAATGACCACACCAAGGATTACAGTGAAGAAACAGCGGAAAAAATTGATGAAGAAATATCAAAAATCATAGACGGTTGTTTTCTGGAAGCAATTAAGATTATCAAAGATAATAAGACAAAACTCAAACAAATAGAAAAGATACTTTTGGAAAAAGAAGTTTTAGAAGGCGCAGAATTCGAAAAATTGCTCGCAAATTCATAA
- a CDS encoding putative sugar nucleotidyl transferase, which translates to MFENIVVYEDNLVQQFFPLVYLRSVFELKAGIFTNLERINFFFPKAKYTLLTRDYLKPAVAQRYPKYFVNTSNNGLKALVINGRAVITQAIVEEALNMEDKNFLMVSNHKVVMLFVSGNLLSEFMMAAKEDQFNEQNIIKFFRKNPNCKIVNLSDVIFFENIQSLIEQNGKVLLNDFKMLNKGGLILSDLNNFVATTKEEQIYIGKGTHIDPFVHLDATAGPIYIGENVVIKSNVVIDGPAFIDDSATIYPGYIRKNTTIGEGCRIGGEIENSIFLGNSNKYHAGFVGHSYIGEWVNIGAMATTSDLKNNYSKIKLAKGPNDYEDTNMQFLGSIIGDHVKIGIGSLLNAGTVIGIGCNLITEGKPLPKWIPAFSWSSKGELTEYDFNKFLDAVEKVYQRRNQKLLLPEKSLLEYLYRSV; encoded by the coding sequence ATGTTTGAGAATATTGTTGTTTACGAAGACAATCTTGTACAACAGTTTTTTCCTCTAGTTTATTTGCGAAGTGTATTTGAATTGAAAGCAGGAATTTTTACCAACCTAGAGAGGATAAACTTTTTTTTCCCCAAGGCCAAGTATACACTGCTAACCAGAGACTATCTTAAACCAGCTGTTGCACAGCGATATCCGAAATATTTTGTAAATACCTCTAATAACGGCCTCAAAGCTCTGGTAATTAATGGACGAGCAGTAATTACCCAGGCTATTGTTGAGGAAGCTTTAAACATGGAAGATAAAAACTTTCTGATGGTTAGCAACCATAAAGTTGTCATGCTTTTTGTCTCTGGCAACTTGTTGTCCGAATTTATGATGGCCGCTAAAGAAGATCAATTTAATGAGCAAAATATTATCAAATTTTTCAGAAAAAATCCTAATTGTAAAATAGTTAACCTGAGCGATGTGATTTTTTTTGAAAACATTCAGTCATTGATTGAACAGAACGGAAAAGTTTTACTTAATGATTTCAAGATGCTGAATAAAGGCGGGCTGATCCTGTCTGATCTTAACAATTTTGTAGCCACAACAAAAGAAGAACAGATATATATAGGTAAAGGTACTCATATCGATCCTTTTGTTCATCTGGATGCAACGGCCGGGCCAATCTATATCGGGGAAAACGTCGTGATCAAGTCCAATGTTGTTATTGACGGGCCTGCGTTTATAGATGATAGCGCAACTATTTATCCCGGCTATATAAGAAAAAATACAACCATAGGAGAAGGTTGCAGAATTGGCGGAGAAATAGAAAACAGCATTTTTTTAGGGAATAGCAACAAATATCACGCAGGATTTGTAGGACACTCCTATATAGGCGAGTGGGTAAATATCGGTGCGATGGCTACAACATCAGACCTGAAAAACAATTACAGCAAAATAAAGCTGGCAAAAGGCCCAAACGACTACGAAGACACCAACATGCAATTTCTGGGAAGCATTATCGGGGACCATGTTAAAATTGGTATAGGCTCATTACTGAATGCAGGTACTGTTATCGGAATAGGATGTAACCTGATTACAGAGGGGAAGCCCCTGCCTAAATGGATACCTGCTTTTAGCTGGAGCAGCAAGGGTGAATTAACTGAATATGACTTCAATAAATTTTTAGATGCCGTAGAAAAAGTATACCAGAGAAGAAATCAGAAATTATTGTTACCCGAAAAGAGCCTTTTAGAATATTTATACCGTAGTGTTTAG